One Theropithecus gelada isolate Dixy chromosome 18, Tgel_1.0, whole genome shotgun sequence DNA segment encodes these proteins:
- the ZSCAN30 gene encoding zinc finger and SCAN domain-containing protein 30 isoform X2 — MVAGKVLMAKQEIVECVASAAMISPGKLPGETPSEQIAEEALGGLDNSKKQKGNAAGNKISELPSQDRHISLATFNRRIPTEHSVLESHESEVSFSMNPNDITQQRVHTGEKLYECFDCGKAFCQSSKLIRHQRIHTGERPYACKECGKAFSLSSDLVRHQRIHSGEKPYECCECGKAFRGSSELIRHRRIHTGEKPYECGECGKAFSRSSALIQHKKIHTGDKGYECIECGKAFGRSSILIEHQRIHTGEKPYECNECGKSFNQSSALTQHHRIHTGEKPYECSECRKTFRHRSGLMQHQRTHTRV, encoded by the coding sequence ATGGTGGCTGGCAAAGTGTTGATGGCAAAGCAAGAAATTGTTGAATGTGTAGCCTCAGCTGCCATGATATCTCCGGGAAAACTTCCTGGAGAAACACCTTCTGAACAGATAGCTGAAGAAGCTTTGGGAGGTCTGGACAACTCTAAGAAGCAAAAGGGAAATGCTGCAGGGAACAAAATCAGTGAGCTTCCTTCCCAGGACAGACATATCAGTCTGGCAACCTTCAACAGAAGAATCCCCACAGAACACAGTGTCCTTGAATCTCATGAGAGTGAAGTAAGTTTCAGTATGAATCCAAATGATATTACACAACAGAGAGTTCACACTGGGGAAAAGCTCTATGAGTGCTTTGACTGTGGGAAGGCCTTTTGCCAGAGCTCAAAGCTGATTagacatcagagaattcatactggagagagaccTTATGcatgtaaagaatgtggcaaagccttcagTTTGAGCTCAGACCTTGTTagacatcagagaattcatagtggtgaaaaaccctatgaatgttgtgaatgtggaaaagccttcagGGGCAGTTCAGAGCTCATCAGGCATCGGAGaatccacactggagagaagccttatgAATGTggagaatgtgggaaagccttcagccGGAGCTCAGCCCTTATTCAGCATAAGAAAATTCACACTGGAGATAAAGGCTATGAATGTATTGAGTGTGGTAAGGCTTTTGGTAGGAGCTCTATCCTTATTGAACATCaaagaattcacactggagagaaaccttatgagtgtaatgaatgtggaaaatCCTTCAATCAGAGCTCAGCCCTCACCCAGCACCatagaattcacactggagagaagccttatgAATGTAGTGAATGTAGAAAAACATTTAGGCATAGGTCAGGCCTTATGCAGCATCAGAGAACACACACCAGAGTTTAA
- the ZSCAN30 gene encoding zinc finger and SCAN domain-containing protein 30 isoform X1: MSGEATVLAYHAPEEQEGLLIVKVEEENYVLGQDFGLEGNPWSQEVFRQKFRQFSYSDSTGPREALSRLRELCWQWLRPEVHSKEQILELLVLEQFLAILPEELQAWVREHRPENGEEAVIMLEELEKELEEPRQQDTTHDQEMFWQEMTSTGAVKSLNSLVQPLENQCKSETQESQAFQERDSKMVAGKVLMAKQEIVECVASAAMISPGKLPGETPSEQIAEEALGGLDNSKKQKGNAAGNKISELPSQDRHISLATFNRRIPTEHSVLESHESEVSFSMNPNDITQQRVHTGEKLYECFDCGKAFCQSSKLIRHQRIHTGERPYACKECGKAFSLSSDLVRHQRIHSGEKPYECCECGKAFRGSSELIRHRRIHTGEKPYECGECGKAFSRSSALIQHKKIHTGDKGYECIECGKAFGRSSILIEHQRIHTGEKPYECNECGKSFNQSSALTQHHRIHTGEKPYECSECRKTFRHRSGLMQHQRTHTRV, from the exons ATGTCAGGAGAGGCCACAGTCTTGGCCTACCATGCTCCAGAAGAACAGGAAGGACTTCTAATTGTCAAGGTTgaagaagaaaattatgttttggGCCAGGACTTTGGCCTTGAGGGAAACCCCTGGAGCCAAGAGGTATTCCGGCAGAAGTTCAGGCAGTTTAGTTACTCTGACTCCACTGGCCCTCGGGAGGCTCTGAGCCGGCTGCGAGAGCTTTGCTGGCAGTGGTTGAGGCCGGAGGTGCACTCCAAGGAGCAGATCCTGGAGCTGCTGGTGTTGGAGCAGTTCCTGGCCATCCTTCCTGAGGAGCTGCAAGCTTGGGTGCGAGAGCATCGGCCAGAGAATGGAGAGGAAGCTGTAATCATGCTGGAGGAGCTGGAAAAAGAACTGGAGGAGCCAAGGCAACAG GACACAACTCATGACCAAGAAATGTTCTGGCAGGAAATGACATCCACAGGAGCAGTGAAGTCTCTGAATAGCCTGGTGCAGCCCTTAGAGAACCAGTGCAAGAGTGAGACTCAGGAGTCCCAGGCTTTCCAGGAGAGAG ACAGCAAGATGGTGGCTGGCAAAGTGTTGATGGCAAAGCAAGAAATTGTTGAATGTGTAGCCTCAGCTGCCATGATATCTCCGGGAAAACTTCCTGGAGAAACACCTTCTGAACAGATAGCTGAAGAAGCTTTGGGAGGTCTGGACAACTCTAAGAAGCAAAAGGGAAATGCTGCAGGGAACAAAATCAGTGAGCTTCCTTCCCAGGACAGACATATCAGTCTGGCAACCTTCAACAGAAGAATCCCCACAGAACACAGTGTCCTTGAATCTCATGAGAGTGAAGTAAGTTTCAGTATGAATCCAAATGATATTACACAACAGAGAGTTCACACTGGGGAAAAGCTCTATGAGTGCTTTGACTGTGGGAAGGCCTTTTGCCAGAGCTCAAAGCTGATTagacatcagagaattcatactggagagagaccTTATGcatgtaaagaatgtggcaaagccttcagTTTGAGCTCAGACCTTGTTagacatcagagaattcatagtggtgaaaaaccctatgaatgttgtgaatgtggaaaagccttcagGGGCAGTTCAGAGCTCATCAGGCATCGGAGaatccacactggagagaagccttatgAATGTggagaatgtgggaaagccttcagccGGAGCTCAGCCCTTATTCAGCATAAGAAAATTCACACTGGAGATAAAGGCTATGAATGTATTGAGTGTGGTAAGGCTTTTGGTAGGAGCTCTATCCTTATTGAACATCaaagaattcacactggagagaaaccttatgagtgtaatgaatgtggaaaatCCTTCAATCAGAGCTCAGCCCTCACCCAGCACCatagaattcacactggagagaagccttatgAATGTAGTGAATGTAGAAAAACATTTAGGCATAGGTCAGGCCTTATGCAGCATCAGAGAACACACACCAGAGTTTAA